The Parvibaculaceae bacterium PLY_AMNH_Bact1 genome window below encodes:
- a CDS encoding TetR/AcrR family transcriptional regulator (Derived by automated computational analysis using gene prediction method: Protein Homology.) has protein sequence MSEHLRFEEKPRETPVATRRKVLEAAAALLDGDGYPGVTIEAIAAKAGVAKTTIYRWWPSKAAILLDLFDAIGDERISDPANGDVVEDLKAYLKSLLELMSGTIAGEAAAGMFAEVQSDPVMKVEVCAHFSEFRQIVLNQIVDRAIAGGNIREDLDRRLIEDLIIAPFWYRLLIAHEPMSIEECERYVDAVLAGLAT, from the coding sequence ATGTCAGAACACCTGCGATTCGAGGAAAAACCGCGCGAAACTCCCGTCGCGACGCGCCGCAAAGTACTTGAGGCCGCAGCAGCACTGCTCGACGGCGACGGTTATCCAGGCGTCACCATAGAGGCGATCGCCGCCAAGGCAGGGGTTGCCAAGACCACTATTTATCGCTGGTGGCCTTCTAAAGCCGCCATCCTGCTCGATCTTTTTGATGCGATTGGGGATGAGCGAATTTCGGACCCTGCGAACGGGGACGTCGTAGAGGATTTAAAAGCCTATCTGAAATCACTGCTTGAATTGATGAGCGGGACCATCGCCGGAGAGGCGGCGGCGGGTATGTTTGCTGAGGTCCAGAGCGATCCGGTCATGAAAGTTGAGGTTTGTGCGCATTTTTCCGAGTTTCGACAGATTGTCCTCAATCAGATTGTCGACCGGGCAATAGCAGGTGGGAACATCCGCGAAGACCTTGACCGTCGTCTGATCGAAGATCTGATTATCGCCCCCTTTTGGTACCGGCTCCTCATCGCCCATGAACCCATGAGTATTGAGGAATGCGAGCGCTATGTGGACGCAGTGCTTGCAGGCCTTGCCACCTAA
- a CDS encoding MaoC/PaaZ C-terminal domain-containing protein (Derived by automated computational analysis using gene prediction method: Protein Homology.), with translation MAINYDELMTLKTEGQEFSYGDRETMLYALGVGFGRDQLDAKELPFVYEKDLVTVPTMSTVIAWGAGAMAKSGINYAMVVHGEQKLTMHKPLPIAADILVDTKVVGAWDKGADKGAVIASETSIREKESGDALCTMLSTTFARGDGGFGGPTEGAPVPHAIPDRAPDQSFDAVTAPDQALLYRLSGDRNPLHADPEFAKAVGFPAPIIHGLCTYGTCCRAIITNVCDYDPKQITGFDVRFSSPVYPGETITVDTWRDGNVLSFQARVKERDVMVINNGKCTLAG, from the coding sequence ATGGCGATCAATTACGATGAACTGATGACCCTAAAGACAGAGGGCCAGGAATTTTCTTATGGCGACCGGGAGACCATGCTTTACGCGCTTGGCGTTGGCTTTGGCCGGGATCAACTTGACGCAAAAGAATTGCCCTTTGTTTATGAGAAAGACCTGGTGACGGTTCCCACCATGTCCACCGTGATCGCCTGGGGTGCAGGGGCGATGGCAAAAAGCGGCATCAATTATGCCATGGTCGTTCATGGCGAGCAGAAGCTCACCATGCACAAACCGCTGCCGATAGCCGCCGACATTCTGGTCGACACGAAAGTGGTGGGTGCATGGGACAAGGGCGCTGACAAAGGCGCTGTAATTGCAAGCGAAACGAGCATTCGCGAAAAAGAAAGCGGCGACGCCCTTTGCACCATGCTCTCCACCACCTTTGCCCGGGGCGATGGCGGCTTTGGAGGCCCCACAGAAGGGGCACCTGTACCACATGCCATTCCCGACCGCGCGCCGGACCAGTCCTTTGATGCGGTCACGGCACCAGACCAGGCGCTACTCTACAGATTGTCGGGCGACCGGAACCCGCTTCATGCGGACCCTGAGTTTGCAAAGGCTGTCGGGTTCCCCGCACCGATTATTCACGGGCTTTGCACTTATGGTACTTGTTGCCGCGCGATCATCACCAATGTCTGTGACTATGACCCGAAACAGATTACCGGCTTTGATGTGCGCTTCTCGTCACCGGTCTATCCAGGAGAAACCATCACCGTCGACACCTGGCGCGACGGGAACGTGCTCTCCTTCCAGGCCCGCGTGAAAGAGCGCGATGTCATGGTCATCAATAATGGGAAGTGCACGCTGGCGGGCTAA